DNA from Sphingomonas psychrotolerans:
AAGTTGCTCGACAAGACCGACCAACCGCTTGAGGCGGGTGAGCGCAGCCGCGAGGTTATCGGCGCTGAATTCCAGCTCGCTGCGATAATGCGCCTGCATGCAGAGCAGGCGATAGGCGAGGGGATGGACGCCGGCGTCGATCAGCGACTGAAGGGTGGTGAAGCCGCCCTTCGACTTGGACATCTTGCCCTGGCGATCGACGAGGAAATTGTTGTGCATCCAGAAATGCGCGCCGGTATCGCTGCACCCGCAAAACGCCTGGTTCTGCGCGATCTCGTTGGGGTGGTGGATCTCGCGGTGGTCGATCCCGCCAGTGTGAATGTCGAACGGCGCGCCTAGATATTTCAGGCTCATCACCGAGCATTCGAGGTGCCAGCCCGGCGCGCCCTTGCCCCAGGGCGAATCCCATTCCATCTGGCGCTGCTCGCCGGGGGGCGATTTGCGCCAGATCGCGAAGTCCTGCGGGTGGCGCTTGCCCGCTACCGGGTCGATCCGGCCTTCGCGGACATCGTCCTGCGTTCCGGCAAGGCGACCGTAATCGGCGACGGTGCTGGTGTCGAAATAGAGGCCGGTGTCGAGTTCGTAGCAATGCCCGGGCGCGATCTGCTTCGCGAAGGCGAGCATTTCCTCGATGTGATCGGTGGCGACCGACCAGCGCGAGGGCTGGCGGATGTTGAGATCGGCGACGTTCTGCTTGAACGCGGCGGTATAATGCGCGGCAATGTCCCAGATGCTCTTCGCCTGGGTGCGCGCCGCGGCCTCCATCTTGTCGTCGCCGGCGTCAGCGTCGCTGGTCAGATGGCCGACATCGGTGATGTTGATGACGTGCGTGAGGGGATAGCCCTTCCATGTCAGCACGCGGCTGAGCGTGTCGGTGAAGACATAGGCGCGCAGATTGCCGAGATGGGCGTAATTATAGACCGTCGGGCCGCACGAATAGACGCGGACGCCCTTTTCCGGGTCGAGCGGCGCGAAAGGCTCGAGGCTGCGGGTGAGCGAGTTGTAGAGCGTGAGGCCGGACATGCGTAGGCCATAGCCATACCGTCATCGCGGCGAAAGCCGGGATCGCGTGCTGCCAGCTGCTCGCGCATTCGCCTGAGATTCCGGCTTTCGCCGGGATGACGTCTTTCGCGGGAACGCCCTTGGTTGCCGCGGGTTAATCCCGCGAAGCATCCGCCTTTCTGCGGACGCCTGTAAAACTTATCCATATCAATCGGATAGCGGTACGAGCCGCTTTCCGGGGAGAGCGATTATGTCCGAACACAAGGACCTGTCCGAAGGCGGCGCCAAGGATCGCGGATCGGAACTCGAACCAGGCTCGGATCCCGGGCTGCAGGACGAAAGCCGTCAGGCAGTCAAGAACCAGGGCAAGGCCAGGCCGGAGGATTATCCCGGCCGCCACGAGCAGAATTGAGGAGGCGGCGATGAGCGATGTACGCGACGACGCGCCGTCCTATGTCTCGAAAGACAGCGACGTTCAGAAAAGCGAGGCGCAGCAGGGCGAAGGCACCGTCTGGGGACGGACGATTTCGATCATGCGGCCTCGCGACGAACTCTACGCCTTTTGGCGGGACTTCCGGAACCTTCCAGCCTTCATGGAGAACATCGTCGCGATCGAACCGGTGGATACCGGTCGCTCGCGCTGGACAGTGAAGGGACCCAATGGCGACTATCAATGGACGTCGGTGATCACCGAAGACCGGCCGGGCGAAGCGCTCGCCTGGGCTTCCGACGACGGCGACGTCAAGAATAGCGGCCGGATCGAGTTCCGCGACGGTCCGCCGGGGCATGGCACCTATGTCCGCGCGATCCTGGCCTACGATCCGCCTGCCGGCTTCATCGGCAAGGCGATCGCCAAGCTGACCCAGAAAGAGCCGCAGATCAGCGCCACGCGCGACCTGCGGCGCTTCAAGCAGCTGATGGAAACCGGCGAGATCGCGACGACCACGCCGCCCAATCGCGAGCCCCATAGCTGAGCTCAAATTCCCGTAAGCGGAGACAGACGAATGCGCGCACTCACCTGGCACGGCAAGCACGACGTGCGGATGGAAACCGTCCCCGATCCCGAGATCCTCAATCCGCGCGACGCGATCATCAAGATCACCTCGACGGCGATCTGCGGATCGGACCTGCACCTCTACGACGCCTATATCCCGACGCTCGAGAAGGGCGACATCCTCGGCCACGAGTTCATGGGTGAAGTGGTCGATGTCGGGCCGAAATCGACGCTGAAGAAGGGGCAGCGCGTGGTCGTCCCGTTCACCATCTCGTGCGGAAGCTGCTTCCATTGCTCGAAGCAGCAATTCTCAGCATGCGAGAACGGAAATCCGGCCGAAAACCAGGACCTCGGCCAGACCTTGTACGGCGAGCCGATGTCGGGGCTGTTCGGCTATACCCATCTGACCGGTGGCTATCCGGGCGGGCAGGCCGAATATGTCCGGGTACCGTTCAGCGACGTCGGCCCGATCGTGATCCCCGACGGGATGCCCGATGACGACGTGCTGTTCCTGTCGGACATCCTGCCGACCGGCTGGATGGCCGCCGAGAATGCCCAGATCGAGCCCGGCGACACCGTCGCGATATGGGGATGCGGCCCGGTGGGGCTGTTCGCAGTGCAATCGGCGTTCAAGATGGGCGCGCACCGGGTGATCGCGATCGACCATTTCCCGCACCGGCTGGCGCTGGCGAAACGCTTCGGGGCC
Protein-coding regions in this window:
- the cysS gene encoding cysteine--tRNA ligase encodes the protein MSGLTLYNSLTRSLEPFAPLDPEKGVRVYSCGPTVYNYAHLGNLRAYVFTDTLSRVLTWKGYPLTHVINITDVGHLTSDADAGDDKMEAAARTQAKSIWDIAAHYTAAFKQNVADLNIRQPSRWSVATDHIEEMLAFAKQIAPGHCYELDTGLYFDTSTVADYGRLAGTQDDVREGRIDPVAGKRHPQDFAIWRKSPPGEQRQMEWDSPWGKGAPGWHLECSVMSLKYLGAPFDIHTGGIDHREIHHPNEIAQNQAFCGCSDTGAHFWMHNNFLVDRQGKMSKSKGGFTTLQSLIDAGVHPLAYRLLCMQAHYRSELEFSADNLAAALTRLKRLVGLVEQLRQSAPAMTEWLGVEVKKAGWATIVQALESNTQRLPAEYAAFDRAISDDLNTPLALSIFEGVVRDRSLSESQRLEFVARCDTTLGLSLLELTREELRVRPANATLTPEQIDDRLVERQQARVVKDFQRSDTIRDELAAAGVEVMDGDPLGWDWKPAL
- a CDS encoding SRPBCC family protein; this encodes MSDVRDDAPSYVSKDSDVQKSEAQQGEGTVWGRTISIMRPRDELYAFWRDFRNLPAFMENIVAIEPVDTGRSRWTVKGPNGDYQWTSVITEDRPGEALAWASDDGDVKNSGRIEFRDGPPGHGTYVRAILAYDPPAGFIGKAIAKLTQKEPQISATRDLRRFKQLMETGEIATTTPPNREPHS
- a CDS encoding zinc-dependent alcohol dehydrogenase encodes the protein MRALTWHGKHDVRMETVPDPEILNPRDAIIKITSTAICGSDLHLYDAYIPTLEKGDILGHEFMGEVVDVGPKSTLKKGQRVVVPFTISCGSCFHCSKQQFSACENGNPAENQDLGQTLYGEPMSGLFGYTHLTGGYPGGQAEYVRVPFSDVGPIVIPDGMPDDDVLFLSDILPTGWMAAENAQIEPGDTVAIWGCGPVGLFAVQSAFKMGAHRVIAIDHFPHRLALAKRFGAETINYEETDTYEALMEMTGSIGPDAVIDAVGLEAHGFFADNVVDQIKASTFLGTDRPHALRQAIVACRKGGRVSIPGVYGGFVDKFPAGAMMEKGLQIRTGQTHVQKYLPQLLEMIGNGELDTTFLISHRLPLEQAVEGYKMFKNEQDTCTKVVLKPGLELA